A portion of the Paenibacillus hamazuiensis genome contains these proteins:
- a CDS encoding C40 family peptidase: MNMWNAKQWAKKLMTAGLGAAILFSGSMALPTHSAYAYSSSQAQGVISTAKRFIGTPYRFGSPIGSTRTFDCSSFTWTAFHYNGINLPRSSQEQSRAGQYVPKSNLMPGDLVFFYSPIHHVGIYIGNGKFIHTWGGPGVMISDLNQGWWKNNYTTARRVL, translated from the coding sequence ATGAACATGTGGAACGCGAAACAATGGGCAAAAAAGCTGATGACCGCAGGACTCGGAGCTGCAATCCTGTTCTCCGGTAGCATGGCATTGCCGACGCATAGCGCTTACGCCTATTCGTCGTCACAAGCCCAGGGCGTAATTTCGACGGCAAAAAGATTTATCGGAACACCGTATAGATTCGGTTCGCCGATCGGCTCGACACGTACGTTTGACTGCTCCTCGTTCACTTGGACCGCTTTTCATTATAACGGCATTAACCTGCCGAGATCGTCGCAAGAGCAGTCCCGTGCAGGACAGTATGTGCCGAAAAGCAATTTGATGCCGGGAGATCTCGTATTTTTCTATTCGCCGATTCACCACGTCGGCATTTATATCGGGAACGGCAAATTCATTCATACGTGGGGTGGCCCGGGCGTTATGATTTCGGATCTTAACCAGGGCTGGTGGAAAAACAATTATACGACTGCCCGCCGTGTACTGTAA
- a CDS encoding cobalamin B12-binding domain-containing protein — protein sequence MDPRITVLIAKPGLDGHTRGALVVAQALRDAGMNVVYSGIRKTPEQIVQLAIRKQVDIIGLSCLSGAHLEHFPEVVRLLREKQLPIPVIGGGVIPHEHIPHLLAAGISAIFTSGTPLQTIVSYIRDTVTVHGGQSYNCFSTSPG from the coding sequence ATGGACCCACGAATAACCGTGCTGATCGCCAAGCCCGGACTGGACGGCCATACGCGCGGAGCGCTGGTCGTCGCCCAGGCGCTGCGCGATGCCGGGATGAACGTCGTTTATTCCGGCATCCGCAAGACGCCGGAACAAATCGTACAGCTCGCCATCCGCAAGCAGGTTGACATCATAGGCTTATCGTGCTTGTCCGGCGCTCATCTGGAGCATTTCCCCGAAGTGGTTCGGCTGCTGCGCGAAAAGCAGTTGCCGATTCCGGTCATCGGCGGGGGCGTCATTCCGCACGAACATATCCCTCACCTGCTTGCAGCCGGCATTTCCGCGATATTTACATCCGGAACTCCGCTGCAGACGATCGTGAGTTATATCCGCGATACCGTTACAGTACACGGCGGGCAGTCGTATAATTGTTTTTCCACCAGCCCTGGTTAA